AGAAAGTGGCTACAATGGTTTTGAATATGATGTGTCGGCTTATGTAAATTATGGAGGTGAAAATACAATTGTAGTGCGTGTAGATGCTTCGATGGAAGAAGGTTGGTTTTATGAAGGTGCTGGAATTTATAGACATGTCTATTTGCAAAAAACAAATCCGATTCACGTAATTCAAAATGGGACTTATGTTACTTCTGAATTGATAGGAAATGACGCAGCAGTTACTGCAGATGTAAAAATTAAGAACAATGGAAAATTTAAAGGTTCGATTGAAGTTATTCAGACCATTTTAAATAACCAAAACAAGCAAGTTGCAATCTCTTCTGAAAATGTATTAGCACCAGAATTTTATCAAACCATAAATTATAATTCAAAATTACGAGTAGAAAATCCGCTTTTGTGGGATATTGATTCGCCTAATTTATATCAGTTAATTACTGAAATAAAAAAGGATGGAGAAGTAATAGACAGTTATAAAACCTCTTTTGGAATTAGAACGATTGAATTTAATCCAGAAGAAGGTTTTTTTCTTAACGGAAAACATCTAAAATTGAAAGGAACAAACAATCATCAAGACCACGCGGGAATTGGAACAGCACTTTCAGATGAAATTCAGTATTATAGAATTGCAAAACTGAAAGAAATGGGGTCAAATGCATACCGCTGTTCGCATCATCCGCCAACGCCAGAATTGCTAGATGCTTGCGATAAATTGGGAATGCTGGTTATTGATGAAACCCGTTTAATGGGAATTAATGATTATCATTTGAATGATTTACAACGAATGATGGAGCGCGATCGAAATCATCCGAGTATTTTTTGTTGGTCAGTTGGAAATGAAGAATGGCAGATTGAAGGCGGAATTATGGGTGAAAGAATTACCAATATCATGCAGGATTTCAGTAAAAGTATCGATCCGACAAGACCTGTAACAGTAGGAATCAGTAGCGGATTTAAAAGCGGAATTTCTTCTGTTGTCGAAATTATGGGATATAATTATCTCGGAAATGGAGATATTGATGCGCATAGAAGTCAGTTTAAGCAACAGCCGGGAATGGGAACAGAGGAAGGTTCGACATTTGCGACCCGAGGCATTTATTTTACCGATGACGCCAAACATTATCAAAGTGCTTACGATAAAAAGCCTCGACCAACTTTTTACAGTATTGAAGAAGGCTGGAAGTTTTATGCTAAACGACCTTATTTGGCAGGAATGTTTATCTGGACAGGTTTTGATTATCGTGGAGAGCCAACGCCTTATGGCTGGCCGTCTGTAACGTCTTATTTCGGAATGATGGATGTTTGCGGTTTCCCGAAAGACAATGTTTTCTATTTAAAATCTTGGTGGGGAAAAGAACCCGTTTTGCACATACTGCCACATTGGAATTGGAGTGGAATGGAAGGCAAAGAAATAGATGTCTGGGCATATTCAAATTGCGATGAGGTAGAGCTTTTTCTTAACAAAAAGAGTTTGGGGAAAAAGAAAATGGAGCAAAACGGCCATTTAGAATGGAAAGTAAATTATACTCCAGGAACTTTGGAAGCTATTGGTTATAAAAACGGAAAAAAAGCACTTTCTGATGTTCAGAAAACTACTGGAAAAGGAGAGAATATTAAGCTTTCTTTAGATAAAGAAAATGTGTTGAAAGGAAATGTTTCTGTTTTAACGGTTGAAACCACAGATAAAAATGGCTTGCACATTCCGACAGCAAACGATGAAATTATGTTTTCGATTAAAGGCGGTAAAATTTTAGGAGTAGGAAACGGGGATCCAACTTCATTAGAAAACGATCAATTTATTGATGACATTACACTGGTTACTATAAATAATTTTATGGAGCAAAAAGTAACAACTGCATCTCTGCCTCAGCAATTGCCTAATTCTTTAGAAAACGAATGGACAGAAGCTTTTAAAGACCGAGATTACAAAAAACAAGCGCCATCGTATATTTATAAAGGAGAATTTGATTTAAAGAATAGCTCAGCTTCTAAGAATGTGAGTTTCTTTTACAAAAAGATAGGAGTTGAAACAGTAGTTTTCGTGAATGGAAATAAAGTGGAACCAAGCAAAGACGATTCTCAAAAATATGTTTTGAATTCTGCTATTTTACAAGAAGGGAAAAATACAATTTATATTGCAGCAACGCCCTTGCAAAAAGTAAAAGACTGGGATGTTATGAATACAGATCCAGGAATTATTCAAGTAATAACACCAGCAGAATCTTGGAAAAGAAAGCTCTTTAATGGTTACGCTCAAATCATTATCCAAAAAGATGAAAATGTTAAAGAAGTTATTTTATCTGCTTCTGCGAAAGGATTACGCACAGGAACTTTAGCTGTTAAATAGTTTCAAGTTTCAGGTTTCAAGTTTTTACGTCTCGTTAAACTTGAAACCTGAAACTTGAAACCTGAAACTTGAAACCTGAAACAAAAATTTAACAAAAGAATAATGTTTGATTTTCATAACTTTGCAAAATGAATAATCAAACAGAAACACAGAATTGCGATTTCACTTCAGATTTGAAGATGAAAGGTTTTAAAGTCTATCCTATAAATGGAGATTTCAGTAAAGTTCCCGTTTACAGCCGAAGAGACTTTTATAAAATCTGTATTAATACTAGTAAAAGTATCATACAATACGCTGACCGCGGAATAGAAACCGACGGAACGATTCTGTTTTTTGGTAATCCGATTATTCCGTATTCCTGGGAGACTATTTCTGAAAAATTTGAAGGTTATGCCTGCGTTTTTACTGAAGAATTTTTTAAAACCAAAGACCGTTCTGAAACCCTTCAGGAATCGCCTTTGTTTAAAATAGGAGGAACTCCAATTTTTACTTTAACTGCTGAACAAAAGGTGTTTATCGATTCGCTGTTCCAAAAAATGATTGAAGAATACGAAACCGATTATGCCTTCAAAGACGATTTAATGCGCAGTTATGTTAATTTGATTATTCATGAATCGATGAAAATGCAGCCTTCGGAGAACTTCTTTAAACATAAAAATGCTTCTTCGAGAATTACTTCTTTGTTTTTAGAATTATTAGAAAGACAATTTCCAATAGAAACCAAAGATCAGCCATTGGTTTTGAAAACACCTCAAGATTACGCGCAGAGCCTTTCTGTTCACGTAAATCATTTAAACCGTTCTGTAAAAGAAGTTACAGGAAGACCCACTACAGCACATATTACAGAAAGAGTCATTAACGAAGCAAAAGCTTTACTGCATCACACAGACTGGAGTATTTCTGATATTGGTTATTCACTTGGATTTGAATATCCGAGCTATTTCAATAATTATTTTAAAAGACTTACTGGAACGGTTCCAAAATCGCTTCGAATGTAAATTGTTTCAATTTCTTAATTTTTTGTTTGAATATTGTTATTTCGACATTGTAGTATTGCACTACATTTGCCCTGAAATAAACAACGAATCTTTGCATCAGTTTTTTTAATGACTAAATAACACTTCACAAAAGCATGCTCCGCTTTGCATTTAGTTTTAAATTTTGATAATAGAAAAATATAAATTTTTTTAAAGTATTAATTAAAATCAAAATCTCCTTCTATCAAGAGATTCGATGTACTGATTATTTCATTCAAATAAGCTTATAAGAATTTAAAAAATTAATTATTAACCTAAAAACAACGAAATTATGTCGACACATTTCACTGCCGTAACCGAAGAAGGTAAAATTCCAAATACTTATATGACAGGCGAAGTGTCATATAAAAAGCAGACAAGCGAAATTCATCCTGAAAATACTGTTATCAAAGATATTTCTTTTGAACCCGGAGCAAGAAGTAATTGGCACAGTAACGCTAGTCTGCAGTTGATCATTGTAACAGATGGAGTTGGCTATTACCAAGAAAGAGGGGGACAAATTAATCTTATCGAAAAAGGGAAAGTAATCACGGTTTTACCTGGAATTGAGCATTGGTACGGAGCAACGCCAACGACAAAATATTCTCATATTACCATTGTGACAGAAGTAGACAAAGGCACGGGAACTTGGCTGGATAGCGTTACTGATGAAGAGTATTATTCTTTTGAAAGATGCTAAGGTTTTATCCCGATAGCGATCGGGACTGAAATTCTAAGTTTTTTTACACAGATTTAATTGATTGACTAAAAAAAATTTTTTGATTAAAATAAAATAATCGAAATTTATATAACTATTTGTAAATCAATATAAATTGGTAGGTTTTCTATGTCTTTTTTCAACAGCTTT
The Flavobacterium humidisoli DNA segment above includes these coding regions:
- the galA gene encoding beta-galactosidase GalA produces the protein MKTTFVQKTILCFFLVCSFHLLAQNKSGRALVLIDKDWSFSFGHQYETKKDFGHAEGYFSYLTKTGFGDGPAASGFDDRAWRKLNLPHDWAVEQPFSENASFSHGFKSAGKNFPEKSIGWYRKKINIPNEDLGKIISLKFDGVFRNSKVFFNGFYLGTEESGYNGFEYDVSAYVNYGGENTIVVRVDASMEEGWFYEGAGIYRHVYLQKTNPIHVIQNGTYVTSELIGNDAAVTADVKIKNNGKFKGSIEVIQTILNNQNKQVAISSENVLAPEFYQTINYNSKLRVENPLLWDIDSPNLYQLITEIKKDGEVIDSYKTSFGIRTIEFNPEEGFFLNGKHLKLKGTNNHQDHAGIGTALSDEIQYYRIAKLKEMGSNAYRCSHHPPTPELLDACDKLGMLVIDETRLMGINDYHLNDLQRMMERDRNHPSIFCWSVGNEEWQIEGGIMGERITNIMQDFSKSIDPTRPVTVGISSGFKSGISSVVEIMGYNYLGNGDIDAHRSQFKQQPGMGTEEGSTFATRGIYFTDDAKHYQSAYDKKPRPTFYSIEEGWKFYAKRPYLAGMFIWTGFDYRGEPTPYGWPSVTSYFGMMDVCGFPKDNVFYLKSWWGKEPVLHILPHWNWSGMEGKEIDVWAYSNCDEVELFLNKKSLGKKKMEQNGHLEWKVNYTPGTLEAIGYKNGKKALSDVQKTTGKGENIKLSLDKENVLKGNVSVLTVETTDKNGLHIPTANDEIMFSIKGGKILGVGNGDPTSLENDQFIDDITLVTINNFMEQKVTTASLPQQLPNSLENEWTEAFKDRDYKKQAPSYIYKGEFDLKNSSASKNVSFFYKKIGVETVVFVNGNKVEPSKDDSQKYVLNSAILQEGKNTIYIAATPLQKVKDWDVMNTDPGIIQVITPAESWKRKLFNGYAQIIIQKDENVKEVILSASAKGLRTGTLAVK
- a CDS encoding helix-turn-helix domain-containing protein — protein: MNNQTETQNCDFTSDLKMKGFKVYPINGDFSKVPVYSRRDFYKICINTSKSIIQYADRGIETDGTILFFGNPIIPYSWETISEKFEGYACVFTEEFFKTKDRSETLQESPLFKIGGTPIFTLTAEQKVFIDSLFQKMIEEYETDYAFKDDLMRSYVNLIIHESMKMQPSENFFKHKNASSRITSLFLELLERQFPIETKDQPLVLKTPQDYAQSLSVHVNHLNRSVKEVTGRPTTAHITERVINEAKALLHHTDWSISDIGYSLGFEYPSYFNNYFKRLTGTVPKSLRM
- a CDS encoding cupin domain-containing protein; protein product: MSTHFTAVTEEGKIPNTYMTGEVSYKKQTSEIHPENTVIKDISFEPGARSNWHSNASLQLIIVTDGVGYYQERGGQINLIEKGKVITVLPGIEHWYGATPTTKYSHITIVTEVDKGTGTWLDSVTDEEYYSFERC